The Candidatus Hydrogenedentota bacterium DNA window GCCTCCCACGTCTCCGCCGCCGGAATGCCCGTGTAGCCGTCCATGCCGAGGCCCGTGGCGTAGATAATCGTCGCGCCGCAGGCCGCCGCGGTCTCCGCCTGCTCCGCGAAACCGTTCAGATGGTCAAAGGCATGGAACGCCGCGCCCGTTCGCAGGTCGGGGGGGGCGGCAAACGCGGCGGCAGCGGCCAGCGCGAAGGCGCCAAGAAGAGCTCGGTTCATAGCACGGTCTCCTGCGTGGGGGGGCGGGGGCATTATACAGGGGGATGGACGATATGGACTTTATGGACGACACGGACGGGCAAACAGCCAGCCCACCGGCAAAACGCTTGTCCGGGCCTTCTTGTCCATGTCGTCCATACAGTCCATTCCGTCCATTCTGTTGTCCTGCCCTCCCCCCGGGCGATTCTGTACAATGCGGGGAGCACGGGCCGGACGGCTGAACCTGCATGAGGAGATTTCAGGAATGACCCGCTTGACGACGTTGTCCCTGGCTGTGTGCGTGTTCCTGGTTTGTTCCGCCGCCGGGGCGGAGGCCGGGTTCGGCGTCACGGCGGAAGCCTTTTCGTCCGCCGCGTGGGAGGTGCCGGGGGTGGACGCCGCGCAGATCGCGCTGTCCCGCGAATGGCAGGGGAACGCCTGCACCCTCCGCCTGAAGAATGTCTCCAATGCCCCGGTCTCGCCGCGCGAGGCGGTGCTGTTCCGCCTGCCGCACGCGCTGCCGCCGGAGACGGGCCTCTACGGCGAGGGCTTCTCCATGCTCTCCCAGACCGGCGGCACGCTGGGGAAGCCGGAGAACATCGGCGGCTACACGGACCGCGACCATTACCGCATCCCCCAGGCGGCCGACGCGACCACGGTGTACAACCTGCTGCTGCTGTCTCCGCCGGAGGGCGGGCATCTGCTGATGGGCTTCACCTCGTGCCGGCGCTTCGCGGGGTGTTTCCGGCTGCGTCCTGACTCGCTCGAGGTGGTGCTGGATTTGGAGGGGCTGCCGCTGGCCCCCGGCGCGGCGCTGGACCTGGAGGGCTTCTGGTTCGCCGCGGGCCCCGACCGCGAGGCGCTGCTGGCGGCCTTCGCGGAAAAGCTGTCGGAGAGCCACCCGCGCCTTCCCTTCCCCGCGCCGCCCACGGGCTGGTGCTCGTGGTACTGCTTCGGCCCGGGCGTGACCTCGCGGCAGGTCATGCGCAACCTGGAGTTCATCAAGACGGAGCTGCCCCAGCTCCGCTACGTCCAGATTGACGACGGCTACCAGGCCGCCATGGGCGACTGGCTGGAGACGGGCAAGGCGTTCAAGGGCGGGATCAAGGACCTGCTGGCGGAAATCCGGAAGGCGGGCTTTGAGCCGGCCATCTGGGTCGCCCCGTTCATCGCCGAGGAGAACTCCCGCGTCTTCCGCGAGCATCCCGAATGGTTCATGAAGGACGAGACGGGACAGCCCCTGCGCTCGGACAAGGTCACCTTCGGCGGCTGGCGCAACGGCCCGTGGTACGCCCTGGACGGCACGCACCCCGGCGCGCGGGAGCATCTGGAGTCCGTTTTCCGCATCCTGCGCGAGGAGTGGGGCTGCACCTACTTCAAGCTCGACGCGAACTTCTGGGGGGCCATGCACGGCGGGAAACTGCACGACCCCGCCGCCACCCGAGTGGAGGCCTACCGGCGCGGCATGGAGGCCGTGCTGCGCGGCGCGGGCGACGCCTTCATCCTCGGGTGCAACCACCCGCTGTGGCCGTCCCTCGGCGTGGTCCACGGCGCGCGGTCGTCCGGCGACATCACGCGGTCGTGGGACGTCTACCGGGGCATCGCGCGGGAGAACTTCCACCGGAACTGGCAGAACGGGCGGCTCTGGTGGAACGACCCGGACTGCGTGCTCCTGTCGGGAAAGCTGCCCGAGAACGAGTACTTCTTCCATGCGTCCGTCGCCCTGGCCTCCGGCGGGATGCTGCTCTCGGGCGACAACCTGCCCGCCCTCTCGGCGGAACGGCTCGCCATGCTCAAGAAACTGCTGCCGCCGTCGGGCGTCGCCGCCCGCTTCGATGGAAGCGCCTTCGACACGGGCCGGATCGCGCTGCCCGACAAGACGCTGGTCTGCGTGTTTAACTGGTCCGATGAGGCAAAGACCGCGCAGGTCACCCTGGAGGCGCCGGGGCCGGTCACCGACTTCTGGACCGGAAAGGAAGTGGAGGTAAAGGACGCCGCCGTGACGCTGCCCGACATGCCCCCCCACTCCGCGCGCGTCCTCGTGTGCCCGCCCGGCAACGACGGGCGCAACTGACGCCTATTCCGGCTTGGGCGCGTCAGGCATGGCAACATCCTGGAAGACTTCGTGCATGCGGCGGTTGCGCTCAACGAAACGTTCGAGAATCCGCAGGTCGCTTTCCGACAAGTCTTCCCGCAGCCTTTCCAGGGCGCGGCCGTAGGTCCCGGCGTAGTCCCCCATAAACGCATCGGCATCCCCGCCCCCCTGGAGGGCGGCGGCCGGATTGCCCGGCTGGAATGCAAGCTGCTCCTCGACCAACACGGCCTTGAACAGCTCGCGCCCCTCGGGGGACAGGCCGCGGGCCTGGGTGAGCAGTTGCATGTCCACGGCCTCCTCGGCCATGCGTTCCGGAAGGTCCGCCATGTACGTGTCATAGGCGGCCATCGCCTCCGGAGTCAGCATTCCCGCAAGCTGGTTCCGCAGGGTGTCGTCCGTCGGCAGCTCCGTCACGCCGGAGAAGTCACCGCCGAGAAAGTGCTGCCC harbors:
- a CDS encoding alpha-galactosidase — protein: MTRLTTLSLAVCVFLVCSAAGAEAGFGVTAEAFSSAAWEVPGVDAAQIALSREWQGNACTLRLKNVSNAPVSPREAVLFRLPHALPPETGLYGEGFSMLSQTGGTLGKPENIGGYTDRDHYRIPQAADATTVYNLLLLSPPEGGHLLMGFTSCRRFAGCFRLRPDSLEVVLDLEGLPLAPGAALDLEGFWFAAGPDREALLAAFAEKLSESHPRLPFPAPPTGWCSWYCFGPGVTSRQVMRNLEFIKTELPQLRYVQIDDGYQAAMGDWLETGKAFKGGIKDLLAEIRKAGFEPAIWVAPFIAEENSRVFREHPEWFMKDETGQPLRSDKVTFGGWRNGPWYALDGTHPGAREHLESVFRILREEWGCTYFKLDANFWGAMHGGKLHDPAATRVEAYRRGMEAVLRGAGDAFILGCNHPLWPSLGVVHGARSSGDITRSWDVYRGIARENFHRNWQNGRLWWNDPDCVLLSGKLPENEYFFHASVALASGGMLLSGDNLPALSAERLAMLKKLLPPSGVAARFDGSAFDTGRIALPDKTLVCVFNWSDEAKTAQVTLEAPGPVTDFWTGKEVEVKDAAVTLPDMPPHSARVLVCPPGNDGRN